Proteins from a single region of Coleofasciculus sp. FACHB-1120:
- a CDS encoding DUF3131 domain-containing protein, with protein MNSDFKPPPRGLSILAAVGGVVTAFIAIAGLQMVSNHLSKRATLVESPAPASPVASPESSDNAIALAKLDAQSVQVPGEAVTAAQIAATKTPYVASGVGSLTPQETEMARQAWSYFQNNWNDKTGLVNSVDGFASVTMWDQAAAIAALISAKELGIVPAAEFEAKMSQTLKTLATMPLYRGELPNKVYNSKTLVPVNYGQLDKREEIGWSALDLGRLALWLKIVGTKYPQLKDETDAVWKHWKVARLTKEGQMYGTSVVQGKEQYNQEGRLGYENYGAYGFKLWGLNVDKALDYQSKVAFANLYKEGIPYDKRDYKTSGANNYVLSEPYILDGIETGFQALPKAYADRILAAQQARYQQTKQLTAVTEDNLDRAPYFVYNTLFVNGEPWTAITDTRERHNNLRFLSTKAAIGWHVLYNTDYTRQLFDFVQSNLKSDKGWYNGFYESSKKPNKSLTANNNGVILESLLYKKVGKPLTVWAGVKTKNEK; from the coding sequence ATGAATTCTGATTTCAAACCACCACCCAGAGGTTTGTCTATACTGGCTGCTGTCGGAGGTGTCGTAACAGCATTTATAGCGATCGCAGGGTTGCAGATGGTTTCTAACCACCTTTCTAAAAGGGCTACCCTTGTTGAGTCTCCTGCACCCGCTTCCCCTGTCGCTTCCCCTGAGTCCTCAGATAATGCGATCGCTTTGGCTAAACTAGATGCTCAATCTGTGCAAGTTCCGGGTGAAGCCGTTACCGCAGCTCAAATTGCCGCTACAAAAACTCCTTATGTAGCATCTGGCGTGGGAAGCTTGACGCCACAAGAAACAGAAATGGCTCGTCAGGCTTGGTCGTACTTCCAGAATAACTGGAACGACAAGACAGGTTTAGTTAATTCAGTGGATGGGTTTGCGTCCGTGACGATGTGGGATCAAGCGGCTGCGATCGCTGCTTTGATCAGTGCTAAAGAATTAGGGATTGTACCGGCGGCAGAATTTGAAGCCAAGATGAGCCAGACGTTAAAAACACTGGCGACGATGCCCTTATATAGGGGGGAATTACCGAACAAAGTTTATAACTCGAAAACCTTAGTCCCGGTTAATTATGGTCAACTGGATAAACGAGAAGAAATTGGCTGGTCAGCCCTCGATTTAGGGCGGCTGGCTTTGTGGCTGAAAATTGTGGGAACGAAGTATCCCCAGTTGAAAGATGAAACCGATGCTGTCTGGAAGCATTGGAAAGTTGCACGTCTGACTAAAGAGGGTCAGATGTACGGAACCAGTGTTGTTCAAGGAAAAGAACAATACAACCAAGAAGGGCGTTTAGGTTACGAAAATTATGGAGCATACGGGTTTAAGTTGTGGGGCTTAAATGTAGATAAAGCTCTCGATTATCAATCTAAAGTTGCGTTTGCCAATCTCTACAAAGAGGGAATCCCCTACGACAAACGCGATTACAAAACCTCCGGCGCAAATAATTACGTTTTAAGTGAACCGTATATTTTGGACGGCATTGAAACCGGATTTCAAGCTTTACCTAAAGCGTATGCAGACCGGATTTTAGCCGCTCAACAAGCTCGCTATCAACAAACAAAACAGTTGACGGCTGTTACAGAAGATAACCTGGATCGCGCTCCTTATTTTGTTTACAACACTCTATTTGTGAATGGAGAACCTTGGACAGCGATTACAGATACCAGAGAGCGGCATAATAATCTGCGGTTTTTGAGTACTAAAGCTGCAATTGGTTGGCACGTACTTTACAACACTGATTACACCCGCCAGTTATTTGATTTTGTGCAAAGTAATCTGAAGTCTGACAAAGGTTGGTACAACGGCTTCTATGAATCTTCAAAGAAGCCGAATAAGTCTTTGACGGCAAATAATAATGGCGTTATCCTTGAAAGTTTGCTCTACAAAAAAGTAGGCAAACCACTGACGGTTTGGGCAGGCGTGAAAACTAAAAACGAAAAGTAA
- a CDS encoding DUF3131 domain-containing protein: MKSYFQRKKSRLIALFLAGAVSQSVINISLPQRSLAQTPPSSPSACTKISAPLTPEEQVYAKTAWQYFVNNYQQNTGFVNSTGGYPSGTLWDSGNYLMALNSARWLNLIDQGEFDSRLNKFLTSLSGLKLFEDALPNKVYNAATGQMVDYGNNPLEKGIGWSALDIGRILAAFHVIRTCHPQYGDWMKGIIAKWQVGRSLKDGQLYGATVLPDSKTLLVQEGRLGYEEYAARGYELWGFKASKAASFEPFKFVEVNGVKIPVDTRDYQSTNANNYVVSESYILDGIEFGFQGEIADFAARVLEVQKRRFEQTGQLTAVTEDNLDQAPYFIYNTVFANGVAWAPITETNEPIPQFRSISTKAAFGWRYLYPDNAYAKQVFDAVKDLRSPDGGGFYAGLYEESKQPNKSLTGNTNGLILEILYYKARGNRPLIGSSGVTVSTGQPGAGSAEAASSTPPASSSQKPSTPAPTTASAGQPSGGSASTAPSMPASTPAVSAPTAVAVAPIPSVGNPASFSSPKLARPLTVTERRYAEAAWGYFNTNYQPSTGLVSDRRDMKAATLWGLGDYLSAMQAARSLDIISAKEFDDRTRLFLGALAKLPLFAGELPQRGYDIRTLQPIDYGGNPVSEGNGFSGLDVGRMLTALYNLKSYYPEYTKAVDNIVLDWSYLRVVRDGMLSSATVEKDEQGRVLTRVNPENRLGYEEYAARGFQLWGFEVDLAAVGGKYQTASVDGVAVPIQRQRPNGKTEENQYTVSNPFVLYSLEFGLDPQMRSLVEPMFRAEAERYRRTGKFSASATTLIDQKPYIVHNTIIGRGQAWATLGNDGKPMPDARVVSTATAFAYRALFPDNEYARELWQATIDLYNPSRGYYEGFYEKTGKTATGLTGGTNGLILQALLYQVSDRKPSIRPITAANSPWWQAVSKGNSGRGLPTSATQKLRLISDSTGTYWISTDKATRPTAAK, encoded by the coding sequence ATGAAAAGTTACTTTCAACGCAAAAAATCAAGATTGATTGCCCTATTCTTGGCAGGAGCCGTTTCCCAGTCAGTAATAAACATTTCTCTTCCACAGCGATCGCTTGCTCAAACTCCACCGTCTTCACCGAGTGCTTGTACAAAAATTTCTGCACCGTTAACGCCAGAAGAACAAGTTTACGCTAAAACAGCTTGGCAATATTTCGTCAATAACTATCAGCAAAATACGGGATTTGTCAATTCAACGGGAGGATATCCTTCCGGTACTCTCTGGGATAGCGGTAATTACTTAATGGCGCTCAATTCAGCGCGTTGGCTGAACTTAATCGACCAAGGAGAATTTGATTCCAGACTCAACAAGTTTTTGACAAGCTTGAGCGGACTAAAATTATTTGAAGACGCCTTACCCAATAAAGTCTATAACGCCGCAACCGGACAGATGGTTGATTATGGTAACAATCCCCTCGAAAAGGGCATTGGCTGGTCTGCATTGGATATTGGTCGCATATTAGCTGCATTTCACGTCATCCGGACTTGTCATCCTCAATATGGGGATTGGATGAAGGGAATTATCGCTAAGTGGCAGGTAGGAAGAAGTCTCAAAGATGGACAGCTTTATGGTGCAACAGTTCTCCCCGATAGTAAAACCTTGCTGGTGCAAGAAGGACGCTTAGGCTACGAAGAATACGCCGCTAGAGGTTATGAACTCTGGGGTTTTAAAGCATCAAAAGCAGCGTCTTTTGAACCCTTTAAGTTTGTCGAGGTAAACGGAGTTAAAATTCCGGTTGATACTCGCGACTATCAAAGCACCAATGCCAATAACTATGTCGTCAGTGAGTCTTATATTTTAGATGGCATTGAATTTGGCTTCCAAGGTGAGATAGCAGATTTTGCTGCTAGAGTTTTGGAAGTGCAAAAGCGTCGCTTTGAGCAAACGGGTCAACTCACGGCGGTGACAGAAGATAACCTGGATCAAGCGCCTTATTTTATTTACAATACGGTTTTTGCAAATGGGGTTGCTTGGGCACCGATTACGGAGACAAATGAACCCATTCCCCAGTTTCGGAGTATTAGCACCAAAGCGGCATTTGGCTGGCGCTATCTTTACCCAGATAACGCTTATGCTAAACAAGTTTTTGATGCGGTGAAGGATTTGCGGAGTCCAGATGGTGGCGGTTTCTATGCGGGACTGTATGAGGAATCCAAACAACCGAATAAATCCTTAACTGGAAACACCAACGGGCTGATTTTGGAGATTTTGTATTACAAAGCCAGAGGAAATCGTCCGCTAATTGGATCGAGTGGCGTAACGGTTTCAACGGGACAACCCGGCGCGGGTTCTGCGGAGGCAGCATCTTCGACTCCCCCTGCTTCCAGTTCGCAAAAACCCTCAACACCAGCACCAACAACCGCTTCAGCGGGACAACCGAGTGGGGGTTCTGCCTCTACAGCACCGTCAATGCCTGCTTCAACTCCTGCGGTGAGTGCGCCTACAGCAGTTGCCGTCGCACCCATTCCCTCTGTTGGCAACCCCGCTTCCTTCTCCTCCCCAAAACTAGCTAGACCTTTGACAGTGACGGAACGGCGCTATGCTGAGGCAGCTTGGGGCTACTTTAATACCAATTATCAACCCTCAACGGGGTTGGTGAGCGATCGCCGCGACATGAAAGCTGCCACCTTATGGGGATTGGGGGATTATCTCTCCGCAATGCAAGCAGCGCGATCGCTTGATATTATTTCAGCCAAAGAATTTGACGATCGCACCCGGCTTTTCTTAGGTGCTTTAGCCAAATTACCTTTATTTGCCGGAGAGTTACCCCAGCGAGGTTACGATATTCGCACCTTGCAACCCATCGATTATGGTGGAAACCCGGTGTCAGAAGGAAACGGCTTTTCGGGGTTGGATGTCGGGAGAATGCTCACAGCCCTTTATAACTTAAAGAGCTACTATCCCGAATACACCAAAGCCGTCGATAATATTGTGCTGGATTGGTCTTATCTACGAGTCGTGCGAGATGGGATGCTTTCTAGCGCGACGGTAGAAAAGGACGAACAGGGGCGAGTCCTCACCCGCGTCAATCCTGAAAACCGCTTGGGTTATGAAGAATATGCTGCCCGTGGGTTTCAGTTGTGGGGATTTGAAGTAGATCTTGCTGCGGTTGGGGGTAAGTATCAAACGGCATCAGTGGACGGTGTGGCGGTGCCAATCCAACGTCAGCGTCCGAACGGAAAGACTGAGGAAAATCAGTACACCGTAAGCAATCCGTTTGTGCTGTATAGCTTAGAGTTTGGTCTCGATCCGCAAATGCGATCGCTTGTCGAACCCATGTTCCGAGCGGAAGCAGAACGCTATCGTCGCACCGGAAAATTCAGCGCTTCAGCCACGACTTTAATCGACCAAAAGCCTTACATCGTCCACAACACGATTATTGGGCGCGGTCAAGCTTGGGCAACCCTCGGCAATGATGGAAAACCGATGCCCGATGCCCGTGTAGTTAGCACTGCAACAGCTTTTGCCTATCGCGCCTTATTTCCAGACAACGAATATGCCCGCGAGTTGTGGCAAGCGACGATTGACCTCTATAATCCCTCGCGTGGCTACTACGAAGGCTTTTATGAAAAAACAGGCAAAACGGCAACGGGCTTGACTGGTGGCACCAACGGCTTGATTCTGCAAGCCCTGCTGTATCAAGTAAGCGATCGCAAACCTTCGATTCGTCCAATTACAGCCGCTAACTCCCCCTGGTGGCAAGCAGTTTCTAAAGGAAATTCTGGTCGCGGTTTACCTACCTCTGCTACTCAGAAACTCCGGTTAATTTCAGATTCCACTGGCACTTACTGGATTTCTACCGACAAAGCGACGCGCCCAACCGCTGCGAAATAA